In Kitasatospora gansuensis, a genomic segment contains:
- the aroA gene encoding 3-phosphoshikimate 1-carboxyvinyltransferase, giving the protein MTVVEIPGSKSVTARALFLAAAAEGTTRLRRPLHSDDTEGFAEGLAKLGYAVAAEGQDWVIEGRPQGPANDADVYCRDGATTARFLPALAAAGHGEFRFDASAQMRRRPVGPLTGALRELGVELVHEEQEGHHPLRISAKGVRGGELTLDAGLSSQYLTALLLLGPLTQRGLRITVTDLVSVPYVEITLAMMRSFGVEARREGKVFVVPPGGYTAVEYPVEPDASTASYVFAAAALTGREVTVPGLGAGALQGDLRFVDVLERMGATVRIGADAVTVTGAEGGRLRGLTVNMRDISDTMPTLAAIAPFADGPVRIEDVYNTRVKECDRLEACAENLRRQGITVETGRDWIEIQPGTPRAAEIATHGDHRMVMSFAVAGLRTPGTTFDDPGCVRKTFPAFHQEFAKLRETWGV; this is encoded by the coding sequence GTGACGGTTGTCGAGATTCCTGGATCGAAGTCGGTGACGGCGCGTGCGCTGTTCCTGGCCGCTGCGGCGGAGGGGACCACCAGACTCCGCAGGCCGCTGCACTCGGACGACACCGAGGGCTTCGCCGAGGGGCTGGCCAAGCTCGGGTACGCGGTGGCGGCCGAGGGCCAGGACTGGGTGATCGAGGGACGGCCGCAGGGACCGGCCAACGACGCCGACGTGTACTGCCGGGACGGGGCGACCACGGCGCGGTTCCTGCCGGCGCTGGCGGCGGCGGGTCACGGGGAGTTCCGGTTCGACGCCTCGGCGCAGATGCGGCGGCGGCCGGTCGGCCCGCTGACCGGGGCGCTGCGCGAGCTCGGCGTCGAGCTGGTGCACGAGGAGCAGGAGGGCCACCACCCGCTGCGGATCAGCGCGAAGGGGGTCCGGGGCGGTGAGCTGACGCTCGACGCGGGGCTGTCCTCGCAGTACCTGACGGCGCTGCTGCTGCTCGGCCCGCTGACCCAGCGGGGGCTGCGGATCACCGTGACCGACCTGGTCTCGGTGCCGTACGTCGAGATCACGCTGGCGATGATGCGCAGCTTCGGGGTGGAGGCGCGGCGCGAGGGCAAGGTCTTCGTGGTGCCGCCGGGCGGCTACACGGCGGTCGAGTACCCGGTCGAGCCGGATGCCTCGACGGCCAGCTACGTGTTCGCGGCGGCCGCCCTGACGGGCCGTGAGGTGACCGTCCCCGGCCTCGGGGCCGGTGCGCTCCAGGGTGACCTGCGCTTCGTGGACGTGCTGGAGCGGATGGGCGCGACGGTGCGGATCGGTGCGGACGCGGTCACCGTCACCGGCGCCGAGGGCGGCCGGCTGCGCGGGCTGACGGTGAACATGCGGGACATCTCCGACACCATGCCCACGCTCGCCGCGATCGCGCCGTTCGCCGACGGCCCGGTGCGGATCGAGGACGTCTACAACACCCGGGTCAAGGAGTGCGACCGCTTGGAGGCCTGCGCGGAGAACCTGCGCCGCCAGGGCATCACGGTGGAGACCGGCCGGGACTGGATCGAGATCCAGCCGGGCACCCCGCGGGCGGCGGAGATCGCCACCCACGGGGACCACCGGATGGTGATGTCGTTCGCGGTCGCGGGCCTGCGCACCCCGGGCACCACCTTCGACGACCCGGGCTGCGTGCGGAAGACCTTCCCGGCGTTCCACCAGGAGTTCGCGAAGCTGCGCGAGACCTGGGGCGTCTGA
- a CDS encoding Pr6Pr family membrane protein, whose protein sequence is MSVWTRPALWWRLAVVISAGLGLILSTGSLVYFTVESNVIVLGYYIGAVYWMVKRNTVDAPAPRLRGAATLYITITGLVAHILLNKGVNPLPGLVDGADLRQEWSSFFLHYVTPLLVLTDWLCLKPRNASRWKDLPLWLTFPLGYAAVTLTRAAVFPDFPNKYPYFFLDPSEKGYGWVSLQVVQLTVEFVALAALVVGLDRLGTKVSRKLRPVEA, encoded by the coding sequence ATGTCGGTCTGGACCCGTCCGGCGCTCTGGTGGCGCCTGGCCGTGGTGATCTCGGCCGGGCTCGGACTGATCCTCAGTACCGGCTCGCTGGTGTACTTCACGGTCGAGAGCAACGTCATCGTGCTCGGCTACTACATCGGCGCCGTCTACTGGATGGTCAAGCGGAACACCGTGGACGCCCCCGCGCCCCGGCTGCGCGGCGCCGCGACGCTGTACATCACGATCACCGGCCTGGTCGCGCACATCCTGCTGAACAAGGGCGTCAACCCGCTGCCCGGCCTGGTCGACGGCGCCGACCTGCGGCAGGAGTGGTCGAGCTTCTTCCTGCACTACGTCACGCCGCTGCTGGTGCTCACGGACTGGCTCTGCCTCAAGCCGCGCAACGCCTCGCGCTGGAAGGACCTGCCGCTCTGGCTGACCTTCCCGCTCGGCTACGCGGCCGTGACGCTGACCCGGGCCGCGGTCTTCCCGGACTTCCCCAACAAGTACCCGTACTTCTTCCTCGACCCGTCCGAGAAGGGCTACGGCTGGGTGTCGCTCCAGGTGGTCCAGCTGACCGTCGAGTTCGTCGCGCTGGCCGCACTGGTGGTCGGCCTCGACCGGCTCGGCACGAAGGTCTCGCGCAAGCTCCGGCCGGTCGAGGCGTAG